In Peromyscus eremicus chromosome 2, PerEre_H2_v1, whole genome shotgun sequence, a single genomic region encodes these proteins:
- the Hspb7 gene encoding heat shock protein beta-7, producing MSHRTSSAFRAERSFHSSSSSSSSSSSSASRALPTQDPPMEKALSMFSEDFGSFMRPHSESLAFPARPGGQGNIKTLGDAYEFTVDMRDFSPEDIIVTTSNNHIEVRAEKLAADGTVMNTFAHKCQLPEDVDPTSVTSALREDGSLTIRARRHPHTEHVQQTFRTEIKI from the exons atgagCCACCGGACCTCCTCCGCCTTCAGAGCGGAGAGAAGCttccattcttcctcctcctcctcctcttcctcttcttcttcggCCTCCCGTGCCCTCCCGACCCAGGACCCACCCATGGAGAAGGCTTTGAGCATGTTTTCGGAGGATTTCGGCAGCTTCATGAGGCCCCACTCTGAGTCCCTGGCCTTCCCAG CCCGTCCCGGGGGACAAGGCAACATCAAAACCCTCGGGGATGCCTATGAGTTTACAGTGGACATGAGAGACTTTTCCCCTGAAGATATTATTGTCACCACCTCCAACAACCACATCGAGGTGCGGGCTGAGAAG ctggcTGCTGATGGCACAGTCATGAACACCTTTGCTCACAAATGCCAACTACCAGAGGATGTGGACCCTACATCGGTGACCTCGGCCCTTCGAGAGGATGGTAGCCTCACTATCCGGGCACGGCGTCACCCACACACGGAACATGTCCAGCAGACCTTCCGGACGGAGATAAAAATCTGA